A genome region from Candidatus Methylomirabilota bacterium includes the following:
- a CDS encoding nitronate monooxygenase, which yields MLTTPLCKRLGIAYPIFSVGMGALAGPELAAAVSNAGACGVLGLSRAPASFIHQEIQRTRTLTDRPFGANIILARPSDEQVAACLEAKVPLLVFFWGDPAPYVESAHRCGTKVFAQVGSVEEARAVAHLGVDAVIAQGEESGGHVKGTIALSTLVPAVVGAIRPLPVIASGGIATGRGVVAALGLGAQAVSMGTRFLCSAEASATPEYKARVVQSSAADTVKTSLFDVGWPGAPHRVLRNKIVTEWEEAGRPATGLRAGEGSVIGTVSRFAGTVDVVKYSSGSYPSLGFTPDIEYAVLYAGVSCELVHDIPPAGQIVRELVQEAEEVMAQLQRV from the coding sequence ATGCTCACGACCCCACTCTGCAAGCGGCTTGGGATCGCGTATCCGATCTTTTCCGTCGGGATGGGTGCACTCGCTGGTCCTGAGCTCGCCGCCGCGGTCTCGAACGCCGGGGCCTGCGGGGTGCTGGGACTGTCCAGGGCTCCCGCCTCTTTCATCCATCAAGAGATCCAACGGACACGCACACTGACGGACAGACCCTTCGGAGCCAACATCATTTTGGCGAGGCCGTCAGATGAACAGGTCGCAGCCTGTCTTGAGGCCAAGGTGCCGCTCTTGGTGTTCTTTTGGGGCGACCCTGCCCCTTACGTCGAATCCGCCCACCGCTGTGGCACGAAGGTCTTCGCCCAGGTGGGCTCCGTCGAGGAAGCCCGGGCGGTGGCACACCTGGGTGTCGATGCAGTGATCGCCCAGGGGGAGGAATCGGGGGGCCACGTCAAGGGGACGATCGCGCTCTCCACGTTGGTGCCGGCGGTGGTCGGGGCGATACGGCCTCTTCCTGTGATCGCCTCGGGCGGGATCGCGACCGGCCGCGGGGTCGTCGCGGCACTCGGTCTGGGGGCTCAAGCCGTGTCGATGGGCACGCGCTTTCTGTGTAGCGCGGAGGCCTCCGCGACTCCGGAATACAAGGCGCGCGTGGTTCAGAGCTCCGCAGCGGACACGGTGAAAACATCGCTCTTCGACGTTGGATGGCCCGGCGCGCCCCACCGAGTACTCCGCAACAAGATCGTTACGGAGTGGGAGGAAGCAGGCCGTCCGGCCACGGGCCTACGCGCCGGTGAAGGTAGCGTTATCGGAACCGTGTCCCGGTTTGCGGGCACGGTGGACGTGGTGAAATACTCGTCGGGCTCCTACCCCTCGCTCGGCTTCACGCCAGACATCGAATATGCCGTGCTCTACGCGGGTGTGTCCTGCGAGTTGGTCCACGATATCCCTCCCGCCGGGCAGATCGTGCGCGAGCTGGTACAGGAAGCCGAAGAGGTCATGGCGCAGCTGCAACGCGTTTGA